One Phyllopteryx taeniolatus isolate TA_2022b chromosome 3, UOR_Ptae_1.2, whole genome shotgun sequence genomic window, ttgtatatactgtgtacaaagactgagaactacagtatgtagtaTTAAATAGTGGAGGTCTCACGTCGAACGGTTGTTTCACCAATTCAgctttcctgatttttttcagTGCCTAGTAGCGTAATTTGGAGTCCCTCTCATCACACGTTgtgatatattccagccatcgGAAGCTTTCGGAGGATGATATATATATTCGCAGCTCAAGCATGTAGGTATGTTTTggagccataaaaaaaaaatgtgcttgctGAAGTGGCGCTTACTTTTCAGTGGGGCGAGGTTTCACGCATTCAGCAGACATGCCCGCAACGTTTGTGAGCAGAGATAATGGCTtaatttttgtttcatgattttTAAACCTCATTTTACACACtcaccgatttttttttttttttttcatcattcaaatttctctTCGATTGTGTTTGAAATTTATAAGccatgtttattttcactttacagggactttaagctGTATGATATCGAGGCTATCgaataaatgcaaaaaacaacttcaaaacGGAATTGaattacattagaaaaatacactccctggccacaatattaggtacacctataTATTACCAATAAGACTTGGTTTTATCTTTTAATCTGGTGCCTCAAACTCACACATTACATGACATTAGACAGACCAACACTATGTTCGTAAAGACTGAAATGTGGATACAGCTCTCGTTAAATTATGTAGGTGTACCTCATGTTGTGGATGGTGAATGTAAATAGTAACTATGTACTTTatgtcggggggggggaaaaaaagtaccaTTAGGCTATAAGCATAGTTGATGTGCAGTTGATGgcacaaaaagaaataatacaaaattcaaGCTATGCCTTAGCAATGCTGTGTGTCATTTTGGagtataaataattttttttttttaagtaataatATATACACTCTGTATACAAGTGGTTGTTATAATATGTTTGCGTGATATAAATGCCAAAATAGTGTTTAAGTCTAAACACATGCCTGCCAAGACAGAGGAATCTCCTCATAATGTCCTGCTGTAAATGCTATCAAGACAATTCTGCTTGAGAGTGAATTAGTTGGTGCTGCGAGTTGCCATCAAACATCATGTCTTGATtacattccaaaacatttcTTTACAGACATTTGCATTACACATTCAATATGTATTTGTTCGTTCTTTGCCAATAATATTTGCATTTATCTTATTTTCCCCTGCAAACTctttgtacccccccccccccccccgccccccccaaaaataaataaataaataaaaatacaacttgttACTTGAGATTAATTTCACCAAGCTAAATGTTATATGTTGTTTAGActacaaaagaaaatgttaatgctcgttgccaaaaatgacaattgCATTTTGGAAATTTGCTTTTGGCTTTTTTCGTGTGTAAACCTTTTATTATTGATTCGTGTTGGCTTCTTTATGTATACAGTCAATTATCTAAGTAAGACTATTAGAtaatattgctttttttgtaccaACAGTATTGACCAATGGACCATGGCGTTGTTCCAGTAGTGCCAATATATTTGTCAATATATGAGTGTTGAGCTTAGGAAGATTCTTGGACTATTTATCTGATTTGATACAAACTCAAGatcatcatttaagttcatctttttttgacagaaaaaaaataattgttgaaatttttgcagatttattaaaatcgaaaaactgaactatcacacagccataagtattcagaccctttcctgtgacactcatatatttaactcgggtgctgtccatttttccgatcactgtggctgagctccagagatgcagtcgggagatgggagaaagttctagaaagtcaaccatcactgcagacctccaccagtcggggctttatggcagagtggcccgacggaagcctctcctcagtgcaagacacatgaaagcccgcatggagtttgctaaaaaaataaaattttaaaaacacctgaagaactccaagatggtgagaaataagattttatggtctgatgagaccaagacagaaattgttggccttaattctaagcggcatgtgtggagaaaaccaggcactgtgCATCACCGGTCCAATacggtcccaacagtgaagcacggtggtggcagcatcacgctgtgggggtgtttttcacctgcagggacaggacgactggttgcaatcaaaggaaagatgaatgcggccaggTCTATCCtagacaaaaaccttctccagagtgctcaggatctcagactgggctgaaggttcaccttcaaacaagacaatgaccctaagcacacagctaaaataccaaaggagtggcttcagaacaactccatgactgttcttgaatggcccagccagagccctgacttaaacccaattgagcatctctggagagacctgaaaatggctgtccaccaacgttcaccatccaacctgacagaactgcaaGGCgcaatggcagaggatccccaaatccaggtgtgaaaaacttgttgcatcattgccaaaaagactcatggctttattagctcaaaagggtgctacgactaaatactgagcaaagggtctgaatacttatggctgtgtgatatttcattttctttttttaataaatctgcaaaaacttcaacaattcaatttttttctgacaatatgGGGTGCGGTGTgtccattaatgagggaaaaaatgaacttaaatgattttagcaaatggctgcaatataacaaagagtgaaaaatttaagggggtctgaatactttccgtacccactgataggtgtgaatgtgaacgcTTGCGTCTTATACTACAGGCTCTGCGAATGGCTGCAGTGCACACGTAACTGCTGGTGGGACCTGAGAGTggagtgtaaaacaaaaaaactccttAATTGTTGGGTCAAAAAGACAATCGCGAGCTAATGACACAGCTCAAATATCAAATATGATgaggagagaaaaagaaagcagTGAAGTGGAATCCGAAAGCTGAGTCATGACTGAGTGATTGACGAGGGTCACGTTCCCACCACTTTTGTCAATCAGGTGCTAAATAATTGGAGGAAAAAGGAACTGCCCTCGTACGTTCACCGGCATCACCAGATGGTCGGAGGTCAACCGGTTTGCAATTTGGATGGCTCTCTCAAGCATGGAGACGTGTGTTGTTTCTGCATTTGTTATTAGGAACCCCCACTTGTGCTGCAGAGAAGCTCTCACATGTTTGAAGCATCCGGAATGGGTAACACAGCACCTCAAAGAAGTGCCGTTAAACTTTGATGAGAGGGTCTTTAAAAGAAGCCACGAGGACACAAGCCTGTTCATCTTCTGGAAAGACACGAAGAAGGAATTGAAGAATGGGAAGAGAAGAACATGGCTAATAGACAATTAAATTAACTCCTTGTATTGTTCGCTTTATGTTAGTTTTCTGCTACTGTTATCTTCTTATTCCCCTGCAGTGAGTCACGATGTTGCTGTCCAGATGTGGTGTCCTTCTGGTCCTCTGCATGTGTCCACACGTCGGTATCGCTATGCCTCCGTGTCCCGTCGGCTGCTGCTGTCTTCGCCCGGGATTTTTAGTTCTGTGCGAGTCCTTGGGCCTCAGGCGGCTCCCTCGTTCAGTCCCCCTCGGCGCTGCCGTCCTGTCGGTGGCCAAAAACCGGCTGTGTAACGTGGACCACCTGCTCCGTCCCTTCGCCAGCCTGCAGGAGCTCAGCCTCAGTCACAACTTGCTGGGCCGCTTCCCACGAGGCCTCCCTCCCAGCCTGGAGGTCCTGTTTCTACAACACAACCGCATCGCCTACATTACCTTCGGCGCCGTGAGGAAACTGTGGAATCTGATTCGACTGGATCTGGAAGATAACCTCATCCGCGCCATCCAGCCGGGGGCGCTTCGAGGCCTGGAGAAGTTGCAGGTCCTCATGCTGAAGGGCAACAGGCTGAGCAGCATTCCTCCAAATCTGCCCCCCTCTTTGACCCACTTAGACCTCTCGGCTAACTGCATTTCGGCCCTGGGTCTGCCTTCTCTGTCCCCCTTGGTCAACTTGCACGTGCTCAAAATCAGCAGCAACCGCTTACGTTCGTTTTCGGACAGCATCTCCGGCAAGGTACCACATCTCCCATCCGCGGAGCTGACCGACTCCCTCTGGGTGTGCGACTGTGACATTTTGTATCTCTATCGCGGGACAGTCAGCAGCAGGTTCAGGATGACCAGCACGGACGTGGCGTGCGCCGAGCCAGACCATCTCGCGCACAGTCCGCTTCTAAACCTCTCAATCGCTACAATCTCCCCTAGTGTCCTCAAACCAGATGACAAGACAATTCAGCTGAAGACCTTGACGGCGAATCCTGCGGCGTCTCGGGTCCGACGTTTACTGCGGGAATGCTGGTCAACACAGCCAATGGCACGAGACACCACTGCTGGTGGACATCTTCCTCAAGCCACAGTCCCCAAGACTCAGTTCTTGGATGAGCACTTATCTTTGGACACTTTAACATATGAGGACTGTTTGTCCCAGAAGAGAACCCAAACTGTGACCGTACCCTATTCAACTGCAAGCCCtcgtgaggaaaaaaagtgcaaagaCAACACCACCACATGCTACTCTCAGATGATTACAACCCATCCTACAGAGACGCAATCCTTGTCCACCTCCAACCTGCTTCGCTCAGAACTCAATTGGCTGCCGGCGGTCTTGTGTGTACTGTTGCTCCTCCTCACGGTGCTGCCGTTACTAGTGCTGAAAAAGCTTCTTCAGCGCCAACAGAGAGTGGCTCCACTTGACAGAGACGATTTTGGAGGACATTAGCACACAAGCGATGTCAAAACAAGCTACAGCCCTTTCAAATATCGCATTCATGCCTATATGTATTCTGTGATCGATACGTTTTCTCCTCAGGGTCACAAGTAACTGGATCTGATCTCAgattaacaaatactgtattggtAGGTTTCTATGGAAATGTTATCGACTAAAACTGTCCAGACCTTTGTTTTCTAGTACTTTGTAACGTGTCATATGTCTAACGTGCAACCACATTAGCGCTGTTGTTTTTACTTCCTATCGTGAAAAGATTTTCTTTTCCCAATCCAGTTATAAAGGTtagaggtcacattaatggtggaaaaagttttgaaattagttcttttttatttttttattttaaaatatactggAATTTGAATAGGTGCTTGATCTTTTATATCTATTGGAtgttaacctatatttaagcgcTTTATTTCTGTTCTTTATGGTGCTTCTTCGAGCTTGTTGGTAGCACAAAAGGAACAAGTGAATTATTGTGATATTGACCTTTAATTTCCAGTTGCAAAATCTCCATCATACAAGACCTATCGCAAATGTGAAGAGAATTGAGATACAgcaatatattattttgatgCTAAGGTTACTATTCTAGCAtcataaatgcaaatattttattgaggAATAGGCTTGTTACATTATTAgcagaggaaaaacaagagGGAATGATCCATTATCTCTAAAGAATGCTTTTTGTACAGTCCTGTAACATACACGACACATCCCTGAGGTACACCGACCCATTGTGAATATTTAGCGATGGGAAATTAACTGCTGGCTTTGACACCTTGCTCCTCCTTGTTCTGTTTTACTCTGTAGTCCGACAGGGCTGCTCTTATGGCGTCTTCTGCAAGCACTGAAACACGAAAAAGAGAATAGGGAGAGACACCGCAAATCATTCTGAGTTAAGGACAAATGTGCTTTGTATTGGCTGTGACAAGAAGTACAGGATTGCTTATGTTTGAGGAACATTTGTAGTCAAGTGTTCTGAAATAGTCAGGACAGATCATGACATGCAAAAAGGAGACTTTTGTCCCTTTTGGCTAATGTCTCTCATCAAAGCTCTTTTCCAAAAAGTGGCTAAACCTGCATTATGCAGTATTGCATAATTCACCTCTTTTTTACATTCTAGCCTACTTTCTGACACTATAATGGTGGCCCCTACATTTCGTACATGGATGTCTGTCACGTTGCATCCACTTtctgctctttaaaaaaaaaattaaaaatcttttCATGTATTGTTGCTGCTTACTGGAACAATGAAGCTTGACAGGTGGAAGGCAGAGTTCTTTTGCAATGTCTGTGTTCTTGATCCTCAAAGCTTCATCGAtctacaggggggggggggggggggggggggggggggggggggggggggggggggggggggagaagaaaaagaaagcaacCTCAATCAATATAAGAAAGACTTTTTCAGAATTGTTTGATCCTTTGCAAACTCACCGACTTCCCTTTCACCCACTCAGTTGCCAGAGAGCTGGAAGCAATGGCTGATCCGCAGCCAAATGTCTTGAACTTGGCGTCCACAATCTTACCGTTTTCATCCACTTCAACCTTAGGATAAAACAAAGTACTTGATCTGcttgacaaattaaaaaaaaaagaaaagaaaaaagcagcaGTTACTGTCAGCTTTTGACCGCTTCCCTTACCTGGAGCTTCATGACGTCGCCACAGGCTGGTGCACCCACTAAACCAGTGCCCACATTCCTGGCGTTTTTATCCAAAGACCCCACATTTCTTGGGTTTTCGTAGTGGTCCACAACCTTCAATCGGACAGAAGTCAGTTTCACCTGTTTATCTCTCACGGCGCACGGTTTGGAAATCGTTATAACTCAACGGCACAGATGTTTGTTTAAGCCATGTTTGAAAAGCTGTTGGaacatttattcgatatccagcataaggtccatgtactagtatgctcattgtcctcactagtaagacgaCCGTGTCCTACTAGTAACCCCCCCACTCACTACGACTGCCAAATTTGACCTACTagaatgaaatcaaatcaatcaataaactactgtgctgcactggTAGGAATGTGTCACGCTCTTGGAGCCTCCTGTAACctactagtagcaccaaatTGCCCACTAGTAACgagtagttgtcctactagtgtgcaaaaAATGTCAGTCAGTAATGGCAGGCAGTGATACGTACGTTAAAAACGTTGATAAGAGTCATTGTTAGTAGTAAGATAAAAAGCCCATGATGACATGGACTTTAGGCTGGACATCAAGGATATTGCTTAAATGCTAAAACAGCTGCACGGTTACTGGGCCAAACGGGCAGCACGCACATGAGCAGACGACTCGACGAATCCTATATAACTTCGTTGCAACAATTATAAAAGGTGTTAGGATGATCCATTTGATTACCTTCTTGTGATAGGAGCAGAGGATTTTTAGCTCCGGGCGCAGCAACCTTGTGTCGAACAACAACGCAGACTTTCGTAAGGCCATCGCCATGTTCACAAACCGACCACTTCCGGAAATGTACGAGCGAACACGAGCGCAGCCTGTTTGTTGATAAACACCGAAGGAGAACAGGAAGATGAGGTCGGGGCGCCCACTAGCGGCCAGAGGGTACTATTACAGCTCGTGACTGGAGGGGCTGTTTGGGCTTGTTACCAGGCAGAGAGCCTTTCCAACATGGCGGCGGCGAGCAACGCAGAGCCTACGCATTTGCAAGATATGGAAGAGGACGACGCGGCGGAGATGGACGAGCGGGGAATGGACTCGGAGAGCGACGGCGAGGAGGGCATGGGAGTGGACAATTCGGACGACGAAGAGGACGACACATCAGAAGACGAGAAGGAAAATGAAGCCGAAATCCAGCGACTGGAAGAGCAGGTAACTCTCACTGACGTTAGCCGAGTAGCTAAAGGCGAATGAATGAGTGCGAAACAGTCGCCGTCAACTCCGCGAGCGAGATCTTGCCGCGTTATTTGTCTTCGCGTTGGATTAGAAGAAACAATTGCTGTCTGAAATGGTCGAAATCGGATCTTTGCGAGGTTATTGTCGTGACGCTGACGCTAGCTCACGCGCGTTTTGATGCGTGACGTCACAGTCTTCAAGTAATAAGAATACGAAAAAAAACGTAATACAGTACGAATCTAATGACTAAATGATTAAGTCGTACTAAATGTACAATTTCTAATACGTGGGTTAGTGTCCTTAAATGTTGTCGTAGCCACCTCCTCCCCACAACAAAGTTCATATTCCACTCTACATACACTCGTTCCACGCAAACTATTAAAAGAATAGAATGAAACACCTTTTATTACAATCCGAATTATCATGAAGTGGAAGTTGGGAGTTTTTAGTAAGGTAAACCTAAGCTGTGTATTCGAGGAGGAAAGGacactgagcatttacattatctaGAGTACTGTTACATTTCTTTCTTGCATAAATTTAGCTGTCTTCCCTAACATTTCTCAATTAAATTGtacttaattttttccccccatttatcTCATTAGTTACTTGGTTAATTGAGTTATtgcaaatactaaaataaaaaatgtcagtgaaataatttttattaaatgtttggtTAATTCAATCAATTTATTCTAAATAGAAAGCTATTTTACGTACACATTTTCGCTTTTTATGTCAGGCAGTAGCTAAATGAAAAATGGAGTGCGCTTATTTAGCGCTTTACCTTCACCATCAGAGTGCCCACAGTTTAAGTCCCGCTGCGGACAAATGGACAAAGACAACTGCTTGTTGGATAGATGTTAATCTGCTTTTTGGCTACTGCCGAGGGGCCCTTGAGCAGGGCACCTTCCCCATGCCCCCCAGCTCAAGAGCTGCAGCACTGTTTGTGTGCCTGCACGTGTGTGATCTGGTTATCTGTTTGGTGGGCAACCCAAAATATACAGTAGCGTGCGAGTTGAATTTCCACTTGAGGGCTTAtgagtacagtgttccctcgccacttcgcgcttcacgttttgcggttTCAGTGCTTTgcaggtttttccaaaatattcatcaaaaaaaaattttttttttatcagaaaataaaaatgaaaaaatacagccatattgcAGAAAGacgttttgtttcatgttgatgcgcgacagagaaggtttccctgcatgccaaacaaagagatgagttgagtcagaggctttgtacatgtctgtactgtactgtactgtactgtactgtacatgccacgggcactcatacaaggcgcgtgattggttcccggcgcgacatcgacgggagtggatttatcccgtgagctgattggcttgcgcatcatcgcagcctcacccaacATCTTCCTTTGTTGtatctcgccagtctcgtccacgctgttgatctgtttatcttagtgttgtgttcgcgatcacctttttttgtttaagcgataacctttttggattagttaagccctcacagtgccgcctaagcgctgtccaagaggaagaagaccatcagcgaaaaagtgaaacttttagatatgatcaaagagggcagaagttatgcatctgtggcacgccattatggcgtgaatgaatctacagtgcggtacatcaaggaagaggaagcaaacatccgcaaaactgcttcaataaccttcaataaggaagccaAATGTGTGGTAATTCCGCataataagagaattgtgaaaatgggaGCTGCATTGAAATTGTAGATTGCggattgcagggaaaagacagtgagtttggtCACTAATATGATCAGGACAAAGGCCAAAcctccgccaccaacacaaTCCTCTttgcctctctcagaaggcaatgttgatgaatgttaattactgtataaggttttataattaaagatttaagtaaatacgtgtaatTTTATAATCTTTGTTTACATATTATAatcattctggtacccacatacatgAAAattccttgggggggggggaatcctact contains:
- the iscua gene encoding iron-sulfur cluster assembly enzyme ISCU, mitochondrial; the protein is MAMALRKSALLFDTRLLRPELKILCSYHKKVVDHYENPRNVGSLDKNARNVGTGLVGAPACGDVMKLQVEVDENGKIVDAKFKTFGCGSAIASSSLATEWVKGKSIDEALRIKNTDIAKELCLPPVKLHCSMLAEDAIRAALSDYRVKQNKEEQGVKASS
- the si:ch211-191d15.2 gene encoding leucine-rich repeat and transmembrane domain-containing protein 1, coding for MLLSRCGVLLVLCMCPHVGIAMPPCPVGCCCLRPGFLVLCESLGLRRLPRSVPLGAAVLSVAKNRLCNVDHLLRPFASLQELSLSHNLLGRFPRGLPPSLEVLFLQHNRIAYITFGAVRKLWNLIRLDLEDNLIRAIQPGALRGLEKLQVLMLKGNRLSSIPPNLPPSLTHLDLSANCISALGLPSLSPLVNLHVLKISSNRLRSFSDSISGKVPHLPSAELTDSLWVCDCDILYLYRGTVSSRFRMTSTDVACAEPDHLAHSPLLNLSIATISPSVLKPDDKTIQLKTLTANPAASRVRRLLRECWSTQPMARDTTAGGHLPQATVPKTQFLDEHLSLDTLTYEDCLSQKRTQTVTVPYSTASPREEKKCKDNTTTCYSQMITTHPTETQSLSTSNLLRSELNWLPAVLCVLLLLLTVLPLLVLKKLLQRQQRVAPLDRDDFGGH